A genomic region of Papaver somniferum cultivar HN1 chromosome 7, ASM357369v1, whole genome shotgun sequence contains the following coding sequences:
- the LOC113295329 gene encoding uncharacterized protein LOC113295329: MEEVYMYYPVAYHSEKNSDAQKKCSTYELELLALFQDLKQWHTYLIHREFVVNTDNHALKFLNTYAKVNRMHDRWLATYNQQIYLLCEAQKCSQSDEVDDFLIQDGFLFKDNRLCIPQGSLRLHLMRELHGSGLGGHSGRDKTIALVEERFYWPSLKRDVQKFVQKCMVCQRAKGTIQNTGLYTPLPVPGAPWVDVSMDFILGLPRTVRGNNSVMVVVDRYSKLTHFIACKKSTDASIVAALFFKEIFSTTSYPQTDDQTEVVNRSLGNLIRAKCMDNSKQWDIFLPHMEFAFNTSVNRSLGITPFEIVYSKVPNHTLDLVVLPNTQIRSVAGDSFVDKATELHNSVNTKLEKSNSKGEIKIDYIDWNRVALSIAININPNIMNFSGSSDGARCCKTKPLDPEQAEAKAPLEDALCARRKGYWNVHLEVFERY; this comes from the exons ATGGAAGAAGTGTATATGTATTATCCAGTAGCATATCACAGTGAAAAAAATTCAGATGCACAGAAGAAGTGTTCTACCTATGAATTAGAGCTACTTGCTCTTTTCCAGGATCTcaagcagtggcatacttattTGATACATAGAGAATTTGTTGTCAATACTGACAACCATGCACTGAAATTTTTGAATACTTatgctaaagttaacagaatgcatgatcgatggctaGCTACGTACAATCAACAAATATACCTTCTTTGTGAAGCACAAAAGTG TTCTCAAAGTGATGAAGTTGATGATTTTCTCATACAAGATGGCTTTCTTTTTAAAGATAATCGTTTATGTATTCCGCAAGGttctttacgtttacatcttatgcgtGAATTACATGgtagtggtcttggtggtcattctGGAAGAGATAAAACCATCGCACTTGTTGAAGAAAGATTTTATTGGCCTTCTTTGAAACGCGACGTACAAAAATTTGTACAAAAGTGCATGGTATGTCAGAGAGCtaagggtacaattcaaaatacagGACTATATACTCCATTACCAGTTCCTGGTGCACCTTGGGTTGATGTGAgcatggattttatacttggtttacctcgtactgtTAGAGGTAATAATTCTGTAATGGTCGTAGTTGATCGATATTCTAAGCTGACTCATTTTATTGCCTGCAAAAAGTCCACTGATGCATCGATTGTCGCTGCcttatttttcaaagaaata TTTAGCACCACTTCATATCCACAAACTGATGACCAAACAGAAGTAGTGAATCGCTCACTTGGTAATCTCATTCGAGCTAAGTGCATGGACAATAGCAAGCAGTGGGATATTTTTCTACCTCATATGGAGTTTGCTTTCAATACTTCTGTCAACCGTTCTTTAGGAAtaactccatttgagattgtaTACTCTAAGGTTCCCAATCATACACTTGACTTGGTGGTATTACCCAACACTCAGATTAGAAGTGTTGCTGGAGATTCTTTTGTGGACAAGGCTACTGAACTACACAATTCAGTAAATACTAAGCTGGAAAAGTCTAATTCAAA aGGAGAGATTAaaattgattatattgattggaACAGAGTGGCACTTTCAATTGCCATAAACATAAATCCTAATATCAT GAATTTTTCAGGTAGTTCAGATGGCGCTAGATGTTGCAAGACTAAGCCATTAGACCCGGAACAAGCCGAAGCAAAAGCTCCACTGGAGGATGCACTATGTGCAAGGCGAAAAGGATATTGGAATGTGCATCTGGAGGTGTTTGAACGTTATTAA